In bacterium, the following proteins share a genomic window:
- a CDS encoding diacylglycerol kinase family protein → MARILLCTNPSASGFTGGLHRSVVARLRESYEVETEWPKSTAEARSISAAAAADRFDVVVAMGGDGVVHHIANGLAGTGTALGIIPAGTTNVLARILGLPRKPRAATEFICDQPPVETVPTAMLTLDHGESGVESRLATFSCGAGFDAAVVERAEQEPHRKYRFSGLHYARSAASVAWTGFSERSPDLEVTARDRSAEAVAVFVSLYDRYTYFGRIPVRFGTHEAGTLSVLVARELPRRRLVSILRRIVTGAGLSGADGFEVWTGVTSVEVSAPGGFPAQADGELLRSPVRFSVAARPDHLRVLKPGSTERSGPDDIPRKGPDDG, encoded by the coding sequence ATGGCGCGGATCCTGCTGTGCACCAATCCCTCCGCCTCCGGGTTCACCGGCGGGCTCCACCGATCGGTGGTCGCCCGGCTCCGGGAGAGCTACGAGGTCGAGACCGAGTGGCCGAAGAGCACCGCCGAGGCCCGATCGATCAGCGCGGCCGCCGCCGCCGACCGGTTCGACGTGGTGGTGGCGATGGGCGGGGACGGCGTGGTCCACCACATCGCCAACGGCCTGGCCGGGACCGGCACCGCTCTCGGGATCATCCCGGCCGGCACCACCAACGTGCTCGCCCGGATACTGGGCCTACCCCGCAAACCCCGGGCCGCCACCGAGTTCATCTGCGATCAGCCCCCGGTGGAGACCGTGCCGACCGCCATGCTCACCCTCGACCACGGGGAATCGGGCGTGGAGAGCCGGCTGGCCACGTTCTCGTGCGGCGCCGGGTTCGACGCCGCCGTCGTGGAGCGGGCCGAGCAGGAGCCTCATCGCAAGTATCGCTTCTCCGGGCTGCACTACGCCCGCTCGGCCGCCTCGGTCGCCTGGACGGGGTTCTCCGAGCGGTCTCCGGACCTGGAGGTGACGGCACGGGACCGGTCGGCCGAGGCGGTGGCCGTGTTCGTCAGCCTGTACGACCGCTACACCTACTTCGGGCGCATCCCCGTCCGCTTCGGAACTCACGAGGCCGGCACGCTGTCCGTGCTCGTGGCCCGCGAGCTGCCAAGGCGACGCCTGGTCTCGATCCTGCGGCGGATCGTCACCGGCGCGGGGCTATCCGGCGCCGACGGATTCGAGGTCTGGACCGGCGTCACCTCGGTGGAGGTGTCCGCGCCCGGCGGGTTCCCCGCGCAGGCTGACGGCGAGTTGCTGAGATCCCCGGTGAGGTTCTCGGTCGCCGCCCGCCCCGACCACCTCCGGGTGCTGAAGCCCGGGTCCACGGAGCGGTCCGGACCCGACGACATTCCCAGAAAAGGCCCGGATGACGGGTAA